A single Verrucomicrobiia bacterium DNA region contains:
- the ruvC gene encoding crossover junction endodeoxyribonuclease RuvC, whose protein sequence is MSARVNGSKSCRTARPAAIQPPRAAAHRIILGLDPSLRGTGYGVIETGSPHPDALTHGTISCPRDWTHSQCLAHIAKTLRGITGKFQPTICAVEGLFFAQNLKTALVMGEARGAALATLAEAGLEIYEIAPRKVKQAIVGYGAAQKIAVAKMVQRLLRLSQLPAADAADALALALVQAQNLERSRFSLKPLKPV, encoded by the coding sequence ATGTCCGCGCGCGTCAACGGCTCGAAGTCGTGCCGAACCGCGCGCCCCGCCGCCATCCAACCGCCTCGGGCCGCCGCGCATCGGATCATTCTCGGCTTGGACCCGTCCCTGCGCGGCACGGGATACGGGGTCATTGAAACCGGGTCGCCACATCCGGACGCGCTGACGCACGGCACCATTTCCTGCCCGCGCGACTGGACTCATTCCCAATGCCTGGCGCATATCGCCAAAACGCTGCGCGGAATCACCGGTAAATTCCAACCGACCATCTGCGCCGTCGAAGGATTATTTTTCGCGCAAAATTTGAAAACGGCGCTGGTCATGGGTGAAGCCCGTGGCGCCGCGCTGGCCACGTTGGCTGAAGCGGGTTTGGAAATTTACGAAATCGCCCCCCGCAAGGTAAAACAAGCCATTGTGGGCTACGGCGCCGCCCAAAAAATTGCCGTGGCCAAAATGGTGCAACGACTGCTACGACTCTCGCAGCTTCCCGCCGCCGACGCGGCGGATGCCCTCGCGCTTGCCTTGGTTCAGGCGCAGAATCTGGAACGCAGTCGCTTCAGTTTGAAGCCCCTCAAACCCGTTTGA
- a CDS encoding thioredoxin family protein, with product MKKLIFGMIAALTVTGVMAADAVNWQTDAVKAQAQAQAENKLVMLDFTGSDWCGWCIKLKKEVFSQPEFATYAKQNLVCVEVDFPMKKKLSAEQTKANDALAAKYNIKGYPTIIVLNGEGKQVGTLGYMKGGPKAFTAALDKLKK from the coding sequence ATGAAAAAACTTATCTTCGGAATGATTGCGGCATTGACTGTAACCGGCGTAATGGCCGCGGATGCGGTCAATTGGCAGACGGATGCGGTCAAAGCCCAGGCGCAGGCGCAGGCGGAGAACAAACTCGTCATGTTGGATTTCACCGGCTCGGACTGGTGCGGCTGGTGCATCAAATTGAAAAAGGAAGTCTTTTCGCAACCAGAGTTCGCGACTTACGCGAAGCAGAATCTGGTCTGTGTGGAGGTGGACTTCCCCATGAAGAAAAAACTGAGCGCGGAACAGACAAAGGCGAATGATGCGTTGGCGGCGAAGTATAACATCAAGGGGTATCCCACCATCATTGTTCTGAACGGCGAGGGTAAACAGGTGGGCACCCTCGGTTATATGAAAGGTGGACCGAAGGCATTTACCGCCGCGTTGGACAAGTTGAAAAAGTAA
- the ruvA gene encoding Holliday junction branch migration protein RuvA, with protein sequence MISFLHGKLVEALPTQAILDVHGVGYDVLIPLSSYDKLPAPGETVKILTHLAVREDAQVLYGFMTVAERELFRMLIHTVSGIGPKLALNILSGMNPVTFRGAVANGDVKALSQISGVGKKTAERIVVELRDKIGAAGAWEASSAARTLSAADQKINDAVLALMALGFKQPEAHDSIRAALAMLGDNATVEALVRSALKKGS encoded by the coding sequence ATGATTTCTTTTCTTCACGGCAAACTGGTGGAAGCGCTGCCCACGCAAGCAATCCTTGACGTTCACGGCGTGGGTTACGACGTGCTGATCCCGTTATCGTCCTATGACAAACTGCCCGCGCCGGGCGAAACGGTGAAAATTCTCACCCACCTGGCGGTGCGCGAAGATGCGCAAGTGCTGTATGGCTTCATGACCGTCGCGGAACGCGAACTGTTCCGCATGTTGATCCACACGGTCAGCGGCATTGGCCCCAAGCTCGCGTTAAATATCCTGAGCGGTATGAACCCCGTTACGTTTCGCGGCGCGGTCGCCAACGGCGACGTCAAAGCCCTCTCGCAAATTTCCGGCGTGGGCAAAAAAACCGCCGAACGCATTGTTGTGGAACTGCGCGATAAAATTGGCGCCGCCGGAGCGTGGGAAGCCTCCAGCGCGGCGCGCACGCTGTCGGCCGCCGATCAAAAAATCAACGACGCGGTGCTGGCCTTAATGGCGCTGGGATTCAAGCAACCCGAAGCGCACGACTCGATCCGCGCCGCCCTGGCGATGTTGGGCGATAACGCAACGGTGGAGGCCCTCGTCCGATCAGCACTGAAAAAAGGCTCATGA
- a CDS encoding lysophospholipid acyltransferase family protein produces MKPDASPSHPGTPLRAARPRSGVVVPYQASRSQRIFARVIWLLLCGLAATVRFKITDEAGYLSKPMERPTIFAVWHNRLALVLELYNQHVCRRQPGRRMAAMVSASKDGGLLAHALKLFKVEPVRGSSSRRGPQALRELVSWGERGYDLAITPDGPRGPRYTVHDGVIALAQLTGCPILPAAYHLNWKIQLKSWDRFQIPLPFACCRVTIGTLMHVPRDASDAEREEFRRQLETELRRITKD; encoded by the coding sequence ATGAAGCCCGACGCTTCACCATCCCATCCCGGCACGCCACTCCGCGCGGCCCGCCCCCGATCCGGAGTCGTGGTCCCGTATCAAGCCAGCCGGTCCCAACGGATTTTTGCGCGCGTGATCTGGCTGTTGCTGTGCGGGCTGGCGGCGACCGTCCGATTCAAAATTACCGATGAAGCGGGCTACCTGAGCAAGCCGATGGAAAGGCCAACCATCTTCGCCGTCTGGCATAACCGCCTCGCCTTGGTTCTGGAATTATACAACCAACACGTTTGCCGTCGGCAACCGGGACGCCGAATGGCCGCCATGGTCAGCGCCAGCAAGGACGGCGGTTTGTTGGCCCACGCTTTGAAATTATTCAAGGTGGAGCCCGTCCGCGGTTCATCCTCGCGGCGCGGCCCGCAGGCTTTACGCGAACTGGTGAGCTGGGGGGAGCGAGGTTACGATCTAGCCATTACTCCGGATGGTCCGCGCGGCCCGCGTTATACGGTTCACGACGGCGTGATCGCCTTGGCGCAACTGACCGGTTGCCCCATTCTGCCGGCGGCGTATCACTTGAACTGGAAAATCCAACTGAAGAGTTGGGATCGCTTTCAAATCCCCCTGCCCTTCGCGTGCTGTCGGGTTACCATTGGCACGTTGATGCACGTTCCGCGTGATGCTTCGGATGCTGAGCGCGAAGAGTTCCGCCGCCAACTGGAAACCGAACTGCGCCGCATTACGAAAGACTGA